The genomic DNA CATGACTCATAATCAAGAAGGCTGTGACTACAACACATTTACAAAAGCATTTTCAAAGAAAGATTCAACGTTCGCAACAAAGACATCAATTGACACATCATTCACAATATGGCGGGGCAGACTATTCCATAGCTCTATGgatcgaggaaaaaaagaaaatttgaataaaTTACATCTAGCAGCAAATGGCCGTATGCACAAGTCGTGATTGATTCTTTTGGAGCGGTGGTGAGGTGGCTTTAGGTACACGTCTTTAGTTATGTTGATGCAATCATGAtataacaggaaaagaaatttcatACAGGCAGTTAGTCGTCGGCATTCTAACGTCGAGATGCTAGCCCTTTTACGGAGAAGTGTCACGCTATCGTAGCGGGAGTATCGGGAGTAAATAAAACGGAGTGCTAGGCTTTGAATTCTTTCAAGTTTCGTTTTCAGGTAAGACTGATGGGGGTTCCAAACTATGGCGCTGTACTCCAGGATGGGTCTTACTAGAGTCATATAGGCGTTTAGTTTTACATGCGCAGGTGCAGCTGACAATTTTCGTCGGATGAATCCAAGTTGTCGGTAGGCCTTGGTACATATGTTATCTACGTGGGATTCCCAACTCAATTTTTCAGTCAACGTTACCCCCAAGTACTTTACTTCATTATTACGCGTCACAGCAGATCCTGATAAAAGGTAAGTAAAATAGATGGGAGTTTTTTTCCTTGTTATGGTGACAGAGGACGTTTtgcttacatttattttcatatCCCAAGTTTTACACCAAGAATCAATGTTAGTTAGGGTTAAGTGCAGATTATTTTGGTCATCTTGTGAACGAACCGTAGTGTACAcaacgcaatcgtctgcaaataatctCAGTACAACATCTGGAGTGACACAGGaaaaaatgtcatttatatagattaaaaAAAGTGTAGGTCCTAATACTGATCCCTGTGGAACACCAAAGCAAACGTCTAGGCTAATGGATTTGGCATTTTTTATTTCGACGTATTGAGTACGGCCTGAGAGGTAAGCTCTAATCCAGGAAACGATGTTTGAATTAATACCAATCATTTTAAGCTTCTCAATTAATTTACAATGTGGAACAGAATCAAAAGCCTTTGCAAAGTCAACGAACACTGCATCCACTTGCAAACCAGAGTTAATAGCAGCCGCGAAGTCGTGTGTAATTTCAAGTAATTGCGTAACTGTTGATAGTCCCTTCCTAAAGCCGTGCTGGTTTACATTTAAAAGCTTGTTGCTTTCCAAGTAAGTTATGACTGCTTTGTTAATTAcatgctccattaatttgcagcAAGAGCtagttagtgatataggcctgtacATGCTTACCAAGAGCCTATTCCCATTTTTTTTGAACACCGGGACCACTTTCGCGCAAAGCCAGTCGGCGGGTACGGATGCTGTTGCCATGGATAAGGAAAAAATTTTTTGCAGAAGGGGAGACAGTTGTTGCGCGTATCGCTTTAGAAAAGCATTGGGTAATCCGTCGGGCCCAGGTGATTTCTTTTCATCAAGCTGTAACAGTAAGTTAAGAATGCCGCATTCTGTTATGACAAGGTCAGGCATGCGGGAGTGGTATTCCGATAGATTGAACTCTGAGGTAGAAGCACGGGTGAACACAGACTGGAAATAGTGATTAAAGGCGTTCGCGATACCATTTGCGTTATCCGTAATGGCTCCGTCTATTTCCATTTGGTCGATAGACGCCCCCGGTTTTGCCAGGTAACGCCAGAACTTTCTTGGCTCTTGCGTCATAAAATTGGTCAGTGTATTTGTGAAGAAATTGCTTCTTGCTGAAGAAATTTCTGCTCTGAGCATTTGTGAAAGTTCATTTATAGCATCGACGTTGGTTTTCTTTTTACGCATTCTTTGTAACTTTCTTTTGAGGTGGATAATACTGCGTGTAATCCAAGGTGTCTTCCTGTTTACTCGTTTTTTTATTGAtgggatgaatttttcttcacaGTACGCTACTATTCGTTTCAGCTTTAACCATAAGTCATTCACGTTTTCAAATCCCGACTGTAAAAGACTATGTAGGGTTATTTCAATGTAATCAATAACACTGACATCGTCTGCCCTGCTGTAATCCTTGACAGATATACGAGATATGCTGGTGCTTTGGTTGGGACTGAAACCGAAGTTATCAAAAGTAAGTAAAAGCATTTTATGGTCCGAGATTCCATTTTCGATACTGATATCAGGGTTTAGCGTCTTGGAAACGAAAGCAAGATCAAGAATGGAGCTTGCTTGCTCTTGTATACGCGTTGGCTCCCTAACAAGCTGggttaaagaaaaactaaacATAATATTCAGAAGCATTTCACAACTATTGTGCTCGTTTCCACTAATGGTCAGATTTCCCCAGTCAATCCCAGTTAAGTTGAAGTCTCCGACTAAGATTAGCTTAGTACGCTCGTTAATTTTACGGCACAGAAAGTCGTGCAATTCAGCAAGATAGTCAGTTGGCGCATTTGGTCGTCGGTATATGccgccaacgaacactgacattCCATTGATAGTGATACTGCACCACACACTTTCGTGATTGGGTATTCCTTCGTCTTTCTTAAATGATAAGCCTTCTTTAATAGCTATGGCAACGCCCCCTCCCCGGCCATCGCGGTCGAAACGAACGATAGAATAGGAATTGGGAAGCACCTCTGAATCGTCAATGTGAGAATGCAACCAGGTTTCAGTGATGACAATTATATCGGGGTTGTATACCAGCGCCATTTCTTCCAATTTTTCGGTTTTATTGACAACGCTTCTTGCATTCAAACATAATAGCGAGAGTTGAGGTGAATTTTGTCATGAGCTGGAGTGGCTGTTTTCATAAGCCATACGGCTTTCGCGCTTCACGAGTGTCCTTATTTTCAGTGCTATCCCAAGCATACAGATCGCCGTTTATCCTCAATTTATCAAATATAAGCTTGACCTTGTCTCCTCTGGTACGATTTTCTTGGGATGAATGCCATAGTTTCCGGCGCATTTCCCATACTGCTGGTGAGAAGTCTTCCGAGATAGATATCTTTTCGCCTTGCAACTTGGAACAGTTTCGAAGAACTGACATTTTCTCAGTGAAATCGAAAAAACGAAGGATTACTGGGCGTTCACGTGCAGTACGTTTCTTGCCAATACGATGAATCCGTTCAATAGATTTAACTTCAACTGCAAGAATGTCTTTGAAAATGTCATGTATCACGCGTTTTTCCAAAATTGCCGGGCTTTCGTTGTCTCCCTCTTTGAGACCATATATGATTAAATTGTTCCGACGACTTCTGTTTTCCAGGTCTTCTAATTTATTGCTTAACCGAGCCATCTCGCGATTCATAGTGTTAATAGCTTCCTCGCATTTTAGAACCTTATTATTATAAAGCTGGAGGGAAGCAAGATTTGTCTCTATTTCCGTAAGCCTGACTTGGACACTCAGTAGACCTGACTCTAACTGATGTTGTGATGTCTTAATTGCGGTAACAGCACTTAAGATCGCATCCAGTTTGTCTTGATCGGGCCCTGGGTTCTCTTCAATGTCACCACTAAGCTTTAATAAGACGAAAATAACACGAGATAGGTCAACACAACACTGGAACAAGCAGTGGGGACACGGCAGCACCAGCAATCCAACACAGTTACTTCTAAAAGGACTACTACAAAATTGTTTCTCACCAACCTGTACAAAGCAGAACACGAAATTCAGCATCGTGTGCCGTACGGTGCCGCCGAGTCCACTGAAAGGTGCAGCCGGTCGATCCGTCTTTTTATGCCCATCTGATGACGTAATTCGCCTGGGTCGTGCGCAGAACGAGATGTCCAGTTTGGGCAGCCCTGCGCAGTTGTCCTCTTGCGGCGGTGCTTTCGGTGGGAAAACGGATGCATCAGTTGACCACACGTGATTTTGCAGACACAATGCTGTTGGTGACTCTGTACATGAACGGAATGAGTAGTCAGCCGGTGGCAAGGAACAGTCATGGGCGGATCCAGGTAACCACAGGAACACCTGTACAAAGCAGAACACGAAATTCAGCATCGTGTGCCGTACGGTGCCGCCGAGTCCACTGAAAGGTGCAGCCGGTCGATCCGTCTTTTTATGCCCATCTGATGACGTAATTCGCCTGGGTCGTGCGCAGAACGAGATGTCCAGTTTGGGCAGCCCTGCGCAGTTGTCCTCTTGCGGCGGTGCTTTCGGTGGGAAAACGGATGCATCAGTTGACCACACGTGATTGTGCAGACACAATGCTGTTGGTGACTCTGTACATGAACGGAATGTGTAGTCAGCCGGTGGCAAGGAACAGTCATGGGCGGATCCAGGTAACCACAGGAACACCTGTACAAAGCAGAACACGAAATTCAGCATCGTGTGCCGTACGGTGCCGCCGAGTCCACAGTATCGAAACTTATGTATTATTACAAAAAAATGACGCCATTCAGCCGGCAACCTGTAGCATTGAGAGGGTTAGCAATGTATTAGACAACCACAAGAAGTAAGGTTTGTTGTTTTACCGGCCGTATAACTTGAAGTAAGCATTCACTTACTATTAAACTAAcaagttttacgttataggcgcGCAAAGCCAAATATGAGCAGACACCACTCGGTGGCAGCGAACACTCAGTCATAACGCTGGCGTGAGCGCGAACCAAAGGGCTAAATAAAGAATggggaaataaaaatgaagtaaTGTAAATAGGAGAATCCGTTAAATAGAATTCGCTATTGTGTTAACAAATCACTCTAAAGATATCTGTGAGTCGGCATGAAATGGTCAGGTTTCATGTAGGGATCGTAGTGGGACGTGCGCCTTTAGGAGGATCCGCCAAAAACGGGCATGCGCACATACTTAGTGtataaatcaaagaaaataaggTATTTCCTAGAATCCGCTAAGTATATTTCTGAATTCTATTAACAGACCAATATGCTTTACAGATACGCGTGCGCCGACATTATTTGTTGACGTTATATGCCGGAAATTATAATACTtaataaaattaatatcggcataCTTGGTCGTTCTACAAATACCACTTCGCTGGTAAGTTCTGATAACGTTGGCATATATATATGCCCAAATACATCCGCCGAGATAGCGATCGACCACACAGCACACTACACCCAGACAGCCCCATGAAATCCAGGAAAGAAAGCAATCTTCCGCTTTAAAAGCCTAGTAGTATACGCTTTCGATACGCTATACCTTAGGCTGTCGTGAATAAACTGCCTCGCCCGAGGACTACTTCGTTCTGCGCACAGACATAGGGGCCTTAGCACGCTATCGGGCGCCGTAGACTGCGCACTGAGAGAGCAGAGGGCGAGAATACACCATGAAAAGCAATAAGAAGTGAAacagaaaagaagagagagagagagagcgtgtgtgATAACAACTAGAGAAAGGAAGCAAGGCAGCCACGACGGGAGGGAGCCACAAGTTCTACTGCCCCTCGCACACCCTCGCCCTTTGCGGTCACGCTCTGTGGCGAGCTGGCGCAAAAGAAAAAAGGCCCCGACTGGAACCAATCGGTTCGCGACCGTTATTACGTGAAAGCGAATACCACAAACGTGAGGTCGGCGATGCGGCTTCGGGTGGAGGACGCGGACATCGAGAGAGGCTCACGCGGTTCCCATCGCGTCCAGCGCCTTGCGTGTATCTCAGGAGGGGGAAAGACGCTGAGGGCAATAAAATAtttagaaaaagaagaaggaaccCGTCCCTTTGGTATGCCGCTCGACAAATGTGTTACAAATAGGCGTGCGAATGTTACAAGGATAGAATGGAAAGAAAGTAAGGCCAGAGAAGGCATAGgattttcatctactttcattgtCCTGTACCTTAACATTTGTGCATGCTAATTAAAAGCAATCGTCAATGTCGCCTGTGATTTATCTGGCTTTGTTGTCTCTTTGCTTCTGTGTTTCTACTtgtaattaacaaaaaaaaacaaaataaaaatcaaGTCTTTCAGGTATTATTCGTTTCGAACATTACAACGAGTGCTTTATGTTATTAGCCGGGTTTGTGTATCCTTTTCGGACGAAAAGATAAAGCGTCTGCGCAAGAATCGAGTTGAGGGGTAGACGCCTATGTCCCCCTTGTGAAGAGcggttctttttatttttaattttatgTGTCTAAACTGGATTAGTTCACAGGGTTATTATGTTCCTGCCTCCAGAAATAAAAGTCAATTGTGAGTGAACGCTCTTGTGGCCTCTTTAGTCGTTCCCAGTCCGGTCTTTTCTGGCGCTGTATTTGAATTACGAACGGGTTCCAACAGCATCTGTCCGCCGTTATTCTCCGTCACAACAACCGTGGTCGTGCAGCGCTTACGGCACCCCGCTGCTGAATACGAGGCCATGACGGTCGCGACGACGAGGCCACGACGGTCGCATTGCGCCATTGTGGTtgaatgcgaaaacactcatgcTTCGGTGCACGTTGCGGAGTTCAATGTAAGTCCGCACCCTTCTCCTGCAGTTATTCTCGATATCAGGCACATGCAGAGTGGAGGCGTAAAATTTATCAGtgaatcagtaaaaaaaaaattaaagaagacTGATAATTTCGGTCGCGCTGCATTCAGGGCTTGCTGCTTCATAAATACTTAAGCGAAATTTTATATAAAGTGTAAGCAAGAAATTAGCGCATGTCCTTTGCCTGTCTCACTCTCCCGCCTAAAGTTTGCGTTTATTATTCCACGTTAGACAAGAAATACAAGGataaaaagcaagcaaatgaactTAAGGTCATGCAATGAAACACTACTTGCACCAGCCGTACTTACTGTGGGCCTAGTTGGTATAGGTTCATCTTAGCAGAAATGAGACAAAAAAAGACGAGACATAAGACTAGGTAAACGACAGGTGCCTTTTATCATCCAGTCTGATTAGTTGCCATTTGTGTCATTTTCTCATAGATGGACTACTTGCACGAAAAGTGAACTATGTATTGGAAAGAAATTCCGTCATATGGACACTGGAGTTTTCCGTACTTGAGACGCAACGTGTTGCTTAACTTGGGCacgcgttttcctttctttctttctttctttctttctttctttctttctttctttctttctttcttgcttgctttcttcctttctttctttctttatttctttccttgGCCTGATAGTGATGGGAAACGGTACACAAAACGCACTTGGGGGAAGGGCATGTCGACACACGATGAAAACCCAACTAACTTGACACCAGCCTTCTACTCAGCTGCATGCAACTTCGTGCTGAtgcttatttttattattattctattTATTTTGTAAGTTATGGTTGGATTGTGATCGGCGCAGACGGAGGCCCACCAACTAGGATTGGCCATCGAAGTTGGGTCGCTCGTGTGAAGACATCGCGAGCGAGTTGCGAGTGTCGTGCGTGTTCCGGCTGGCATCGCACAGTCTACACAACAACCCCGCGGATACAAGGAGTTAGGCAAGATTAAATGGACGGTTAAGgtaaaaaagagaaaagatgaaGATAAACAAGGCACTATAGGGCTGCATTTTCTTCGGAGAAACAAAGATTCTTTAAATGGTTACATGGCACAGCGAAGCACGCGATAGCGAAAGAACAGCAGTGTGCGAAGGTCCGCAGAGGTTTTCTGCACGAGAGGAAGGAGCGCGCGTAAGAAAGAGCTTCGTACAACGGCAGACCGCTAAAAGCACTGCAAATGAATTATTCATGAACGGCATGTGCCTCGCTTCTGTTTCAGGCATTTCCCCTTCTCTCCCTCTTCCTTAAATTTTCCTTTGTCTTGTTTTCCCAGCTTCATTTGCAGCAACTCGGGCTAGCAGAAACTAACGAAGCAACTTTTTTTCTCCGCGGAACTCTTTCTTCGGCTTTCTTTCCTTCTAATATACTTCATTCTTTCGCTCGTTTCCCTCGATTCCTTAGGCGATCGACCATGAAGAGCCCATGGCGAGAGAAGAAACTAAGGATCGCCTATGGTAAACCGACCAACGAGAAAGCTAAAACGGTATTCTCTTAAAGAGAGGAGTAGGAAAACGACTGCTGACTAGCTTCACTGCCTACGAGACCGAAGCCCGTACAAGTTTTGTTCAGGCAtcacaaaatttaaaaaagaagacaaggagAAAGAAAACTGGCGCGGGCAACAGCCGAACCTGTACTAAGGCAAGAAACAGGATAACAAGTGGAGATGAGGATTCTATGGAGAAAAGGAGAACTTGCTCAAGAAAAGAGCAGCACGAGGGGAAATAAGGGGGAGATCAACGTTAGcaattaaacaaaagaaaaacacccCAAAACTGCATGGATATCAGGATCAAGCGAGAGTTGAGAAACATGCATTGCAGGGTACTACTGTATTACTATACCCCCCACTTAAGCAACAAAAGTAAAgtacacgtcacatcaacttcccCCGAGCGTAAATAAAAGAACAGCTCGCAAGAGGAGTAAACGTCCCTGCAATCGAATTCACAATTGCCATTTGCATATAGGCCATGCGCACGTTCCGGAACCCGCGGCGCGCTTCGTCCTCTTCTTTAGAAATTGTGCTGCGGTTTGTTTCTTATTGCGTCTTTCACTTGGCGCCAGACGCACACTTGTGGCCCCCTACCCAACGACGTCCCTTCCCTGGAATACCATTCCTCTCCCGAATTCCCACAAACCAACCCGCCCTCTCTCCTACTTTCTTTCATGCTTTTCCCCCATATCTTGTGTCAGTCCCTTTTCGGTTTTTCTTGTAGTGCCTTCAACTCGCCAGCAGACGCACACTTACAGTTCTCCCCAACACCGCCCTGTGTAAATCGTCTTATGTCTGTCCCCAATTCTCTAGAAAGTCGTATCACCACCCTTTCCTGCTTCCCCACTCCAATATTCCTTCCGCTTGATATTCGGTTTTCCCTCTCACAGCCACTCCAACAAACGCgcacttgtagcctctgcttGGCAACGTCCCTCATGCGCCCTGCCATCTCGCTCTCCTACTCCCTCAGATcatactctcctcctcacggccaTCCTTTCGCGGTCCCTCCGCGCCCCTTTCCCTTATCCCACCACTTGCTTTTCGTCGTCCTCTCGTGCACACTCGTTAGCTCTCCAAATAAGCTCTGGTCGTGCCAGCTGGCGCACAGCTTTCGCCGGCACTTTTCTGTTCGTTGTCGGTTTGAGCGTGCATGTTCTGCGGAGACTCCTTTTCTTGTTGTTGCTGCGCTAGTTTTATTTTGGActattgttttattttattaataCCTTTCTTTAGTTATTGTGCACCAGCTCTGCTACGAGTGTTCCTTAAATGCCCCTGAACAAGTTTGGCTGGTCTCTGGGGCTAGCTTCCCTCAAGGCGAATCTTCAGCGGCGCGCTGTTCCGGTTCCGAAGCTCCGCCGCAGTGCAGTGCTGGCCAATTAAGTCCCATCGGGTTTCGGGAAAGGCGGCAGCGTTCGATTCAAAGAGCAAAAAATGGCAAAGTGCTGAACGATGGGCAGTCGCTCACAAGCGAAGACGCCGAGGTGGTTAGGATCGAAGTTGAATTgaaaaggggaagtgggaaataagGCAGATAAGAGACGAGGACAACCTTTGGATTGTTTAAACGGATGTCCTAACCCGATATCGCGCTTCGGGCTCGTTCAGTGCGGAATCTCCCAGCAGGCATAAACATAATGTGGTACTAGAAATGTGCAGGTTCCttgcttcgttctttcttttgttcttttcgttttctCACGCCATTCTTCTTCAATTTCTATAAAAATACTAACCCTGCCTCGCATACATGTGttaataatttaataataaatTTCAAAGATTGTATTATTTGAAACTACTTTCTTATATAGACTATTTTCTTCGCTTTTAACGCATACACAACTTTTACACAGCACATTTTCTCCCTGTTAAACCATATCATGTAAAGAGATTTTTCCAACTTATCGTTGAATTTCTAGCTGTCAATATATGTATACCTGCGCATGCATGACTTTCTTCACAATTTTTTCGACGCAACACTGCGTAATATAGCGACCCACTACACAACTCTCAGTGCTCGTTTCCAACAGTGTTGTTCTGATGTGTACCGTATTCTCTTTGGTTATGAATAATAAGCCGTTTTGTTTTGCTCAACTGTTCTGTTCATTCATATGTCCCATTCCTCAGCTATCCTAAAAAAGGCGCTGATCGCCCATACGCAGTGCTCAGTGCCTGCAGCGTTCTGCTGCTGCATCTCGATGTCTgtgcaatggatacacgccggtTTAGTTACTTTATAGGCACAATAAAGGAcgccaggtgctcaaaattatttTGGAGTTCTCCTCTACGGCGTCCATCTTAGCACCATTGTTGCTTCGGAACGTTAAATTCAATCATCAATTAATCAAGGTATGGTTCAGCAAGGAATAGAAGAGAAACTTAAGCTGCTATATATTGTGGAATCTGGATACTGTCAAATACCGCCATATTGTCGTATTCGTCGTCTTGCCCTGTATGATTGACTGACAGGGGTGCTATACGGCCTTCCTGTCTGGCTCAAAACGCTAACATGGTTGAAGTTGACATTGTCAAATGACAGCACCCCGGGAGGAGAGATAGTAAGTTTCACGGCAGCGGCACTGTTTAAGAGAAAGCAATTGTAATTTTGTACCCGTGCAGCACTGACTGGAACCGGCAAGGAGTTAAAGAAGCAGTTCGGAGAATCAGTTGGCCCAGACTGCGCCGTGCCGTCATTATCTCCCACTCCACTCCATAGGCAGTTACACGTAACCGCCTGTGCCCCGCTCTCCCGGATCAAAAAAGACAAAGCAAGGCCGCGTCTCCGAAGTGATCCGACGGGTGCCCTATGGAACATGCGTGCCGACGGCCGGGAGGAGAATATGCCGCT from Dermacentor albipictus isolate Rhodes 1998 colony chromosome 7, USDA_Dalb.pri_finalv2, whole genome shotgun sequence includes the following:
- the LOC139047678 gene encoding uncharacterized protein isoform X2, which produces MLNFVFCFVQVFLWLPGSAHDCSLPPADYTFRSCTESPTALCLHNHVWSTDASVFPPKAPPQEDNCAGLPKLDISFCARPRRITSSDGHKKTDRPAAPFSGLGGTVRHTMLNFVFCFVQVFLWLPGSAHDCSLPPADYSFRSCTESPTALCLQNHVWSTDASVFPPKAPPQEDNCAGLPKLDISFCARPRRITSSDGHKKTDRPAAPFSGLGGTVRHTMLNFVFCFVQGSPDCSCVKPRVVRWARGAGDGVAISSTLLRLQRALTKNNWNRGVENQHSAAETRKPSKRTRMGV
- the LOC139047678 gene encoding uncharacterized protein isoform X1; its protein translation is MLNFVFCFVQVFLWLPGSAHDCSLPPADYTFRSCTESPTALCLHNHVWSTDASVFPPKAPPQEDNCAGLPKLDISFCARPRRITSSDGHKKTDRPAAPFSGLGGTVRHTMLNFVFCFVQVFLWLPGSAHDCSLPPADYSFRSCTESPTALCLQNHVWSTDASVFPPKAPPQEDNCAGLPKLDISFCARPRRITSSDGHKKTDRPAAPFSGLGGTVRHTMLNFVFCFVQGSPDCSCVKPRVVRWARGAGDGVAISSTLLRLQRALTKNNWNRGVENQHSAAETRKPSKRTRMGAPSHFGATDSLPAWPSSRPPSFSVTDESPGNLMNLGLLSSVDTCSN